One window from the genome of Zymoseptoria tritici IPO323 chromosome 11, whole genome shotgun sequence encodes:
- a CDS encoding chitinase glycoside hydrolase family 18, producing the protein SRDKVAVYWGQNSFGSSGQQAQQSLATYCANTDIDIIPISFLLQMSSGQGGVPVVNFANSGNGCGTFAGTQLLDCPQISKDIQTCQDQYKKTILLSIGGATYTEGGFKTEQAAVNMANLIWNMFGPPGTAATVLRPFHSVSVDGFDLDIEAPTQNFVPFAKRLRALMNAANTDANLNRQFYLTVAPQCPYPDVNNDAMLNGGVEFDAVFVQFYNNYCGIQSFIPGAATQWNYNFDTWNKWAVNGSANPNVKVFIGVPAGPTAAGSGYLSVANLKPVIEYSKKFSSFGGIMAWDASQAYVNTGFLSGIKAAL; encoded by the exons TCAAGGGACAAGGTGGCGGTTTACTGGGGACAGAACTCGTTCGGATCCTCGGGCCAGCAAGCACAGCAGTCTCTTGCGACGTACTGCGCCAACACGGATATCGACATCATTCCGATCTCATTCCTGCTACAGATGTCCAGCGGACAGGGCGGCGTCCCGGTGGTCAACTTTGCGAACTCCGGGAACGGTTGCGGAACTTTTGCTGGCACCCAACTTCTTGACTGTCCTCAGATCAGCAAGGACATTCAAACATGCCAGGATCAGTATAAGAAGACCATTCTCCTGTCCATCGGCGGCGCCACGTACACCGAGGGAGGTTTCAAGAccgaacaagccgccgtGAACATGGCCAACCTGATCTGGAACATGTTTGGACCGCCTG GGACCGCCGCTACTGTTCTCAGACCCTTCCATAGTGTCTCCGTCGACGgcttcgacctcgacatcgaAGCGCCCACTCAGAACTTCGTCCCCTTCGCTAAGCGTCTCCGAGCTTTGATGAATGCTGCCAACACGGACGCCAATCTCAACCGTCAATTCTACCTCACCGTGGCTCCCCAGTGTCCCTACCCGGATGTCAACAACGATGCTATGCTCAATGGTGGTGTGGAGTTCGATGCCGTCTTCGTTCA ATTCTACAACAACTACTGCGGCATCCAATCCTTCATCCCAGGCGCCGCTACACAGTGGAACTACAATTTCGACACTTGGAATAAATGGGCCGTCAATGGCTCTGCGAACCCAAACGTCAAGGTGTTCATCGGTGTTCCGGCCGGCCCAACAGCGGCTGGCTCCGGCTACCTCAGCGTCGCGAACCTGAAGCCTGTCATTGAGTACAGCAAAAAGTTCTCCAGCTTTGGTGGTATCATGGCTTGGGATGCTTCGCAGGCGTATGTCAATACGGGCTTTTTGTCGGGTATCAAAGCGGCGCTG